A section of the Natronolimnobius sp. AArcel1 genome encodes:
- a CDS encoding GNAT family N-acetyltransferase — protein sequence MPGPIYLQGDRLSLRAVEPDDHAFIRRYWNNPDLRHWFPIARPLQGAYLADFLESSDENVPFLPCRDGDPVGFLWLFDIDEVAGRCEIGYWIRPEERQQGYATEAAALAVRYAVDERRLHKIMARVFDGNTPSRRVLETVGFTHEGHLRDHYYIDGEYVDASLFGLLADEHIS from the coding sequence ATGCCCGGACCGATCTATCTTCAAGGAGACCGCTTGTCGCTTCGCGCCGTCGAACCCGATGACCACGCGTTTATCCGGCGCTACTGGAACAATCCTGATCTTCGCCACTGGTTTCCAATCGCGAGACCGTTGCAGGGTGCATACCTGGCGGACTTTCTCGAGTCATCCGACGAAAACGTCCCGTTTCTCCCCTGTCGAGACGGCGACCCGGTTGGGTTCCTCTGGCTGTTCGACATCGACGAGGTCGCTGGTCGGTGCGAAATCGGCTACTGGATTCGCCCCGAGGAACGCCAACAGGGATACGCGACCGAAGCCGCGGCACTTGCAGTCCGCTACGCAGTCGATGAACGACGACTCCACAAGATCATGGCGCGTGTCTTCGACGGCAATACGCCCTCGAGGCGAGTCCTCGAGACTGTCGGATTCACGCACGAAGGACACCTTCGTGATCACTACTATATCGATGGCGAATACGTCGATGCTTCCCTGTTCGGGCTGCTGGCTGATGAGCATATCTCGTGA
- a CDS encoding Nramp family divalent metal transporter: MGAQSTDVATESGRSIQQYIRAIGPALFLSAVVVGPGSIALSTIAGSTYGYALLWVPILATIFMVAYALMAARIGLVTGETLFGATRITYNQTVAVIGGISGFLTILAFQVGNNAGIGFASNALFGYDMRLWATLFTLAAIGFVWTPNLYDKIEWLVRIVVGIMLVAFVGTLALVGIDLPAAGAGLVPSIPEFNSLLLSLGIAATTFSIAAAVYQSHLMQEKGWGTEELADGTADTLIGIGVLGLIVIVVMLTSASVIYAGEGDPAFSAHEMALQLEPIAGDGAFYLFTIGFFFAALSSLVVNALIGATLLVDGSAKSPSMDDRPVKVWASIAMLLGLIPVLLFQEDPMEILMIAQALAIIAFPLLAFLVLRLSSDSDLMGPHANGLVLKVIGIIGYLAVIGFVLNYLYEIREFLM; the protein is encoded by the coding sequence ATGGGTGCGCAATCAACAGATGTAGCGACGGAATCTGGGCGTAGCATACAACAGTATATTCGTGCAATCGGCCCAGCACTCTTTTTGTCAGCAGTTGTCGTCGGTCCAGGGAGTATCGCCCTCAGCACGATTGCTGGCAGTACGTATGGCTATGCACTCCTGTGGGTTCCGATCCTTGCGACGATTTTTATGGTCGCATACGCATTGATGGCTGCACGAATTGGCCTCGTTACAGGAGAAACGCTGTTCGGAGCAACACGAATAACGTACAACCAAACAGTCGCAGTTATCGGCGGTATTTCCGGTTTTCTCACTATCCTTGCGTTCCAGGTCGGAAACAATGCCGGAATTGGCTTCGCATCCAATGCGCTGTTTGGCTATGACATGCGACTCTGGGCCACGTTGTTCACGCTTGCAGCGATTGGCTTCGTCTGGACTCCGAACCTATACGACAAGATTGAATGGCTCGTCCGCATTGTCGTCGGTATCATGCTTGTGGCGTTCGTCGGCACACTTGCACTCGTTGGGATCGACCTCCCTGCAGCCGGCGCAGGACTCGTTCCATCAATCCCCGAGTTTAATTCGCTGCTTCTGTCGCTCGGAATCGCGGCAACGACGTTCTCAATTGCTGCAGCCGTCTATCAGTCACATCTTATGCAAGAAAAGGGGTGGGGTACGGAGGAGCTTGCAGACGGTACCGCTGATACACTCATCGGCATCGGCGTACTCGGATTGATCGTCATCGTGGTCATGCTCACCAGCGCAAGCGTCATTTACGCCGGCGAGGGTGACCCAGCGTTTTCGGCCCATGAGATGGCTCTCCAACTCGAGCCAATCGCCGGTGATGGTGCGTTCTATCTGTTCACCATTGGCTTCTTTTTTGCCGCGCTATCATCACTCGTTGTGAACGCACTCATCGGTGCGACACTGTTGGTTGACGGCAGCGCCAAGAGTCCATCCATGGACGACCGACCAGTTAAAGTATGGGCCAGCATCGCGATGCTCCTCGGTTTGATTCCGGTCTTACTCTTTCAGGAGGACCCAATGGAGATTCTCATGATCGCACAGGCACTCGCAATCATCGCGTTCCCACTGTTGGCGTTCCTGGTTCTTCGGCTGTCCAGTGATTCAGACCTGATGGGACCGCACGCCAATGGACTGGTTCTGAAGGTGATCGGCATCATTGGCTATCTCGCCGTCATTGGGTTCGTATTGAACTATCTGTACGAAATCCGTGAGTTTCTCATGTAG
- a CDS encoding fumarylacetoacetate hydrolase family protein — MKQIRFSDSSGYVRTGTLTGDEIETAGRSYKLDDVTILPPTEPTKIVCQAGGYVDHRQESGFDDVPDRPELFLKTPNCVVGHEHDIELPPGREEVEFEAEFGIVIDEQCRNVAEEDAMDVVAGFTCVNDISNRDDQQDERNWVRGKAFDSSLPVGPVVASPDEVPEDATLTLELNGEQKQETTREHMIFSVPELVADVTELITLEPGDIIATGTPYGPDTLAPGDTVEVHFEGVGTLRNDVIAPQ; from the coding sequence ATGAAGCAAATTCGATTCAGCGACTCGAGTGGCTACGTACGGACAGGAACGCTAACTGGCGACGAAATTGAGACGGCCGGTCGAAGTTATAAACTCGATGATGTAACGATTCTGCCGCCGACCGAGCCAACGAAAATTGTCTGTCAAGCGGGTGGATACGTCGACCACCGACAAGAGTCGGGATTCGACGACGTACCGGACCGCCCTGAACTGTTCCTCAAAACGCCAAACTGTGTCGTCGGGCATGAACACGATATTGAACTGCCGCCGGGACGCGAGGAAGTGGAATTCGAAGCCGAGTTCGGGATCGTTATCGACGAACAGTGTCGAAACGTCGCCGAAGAGGACGCGATGGACGTCGTCGCCGGATTCACCTGCGTGAACGATATCTCGAACCGCGACGATCAACAGGACGAGCGAAACTGGGTCCGCGGGAAAGCGTTCGACAGTTCGTTGCCGGTTGGCCCTGTCGTCGCGTCGCCGGACGAAGTCCCCGAGGATGCGACGTTAACCCTGGAACTGAACGGCGAACAAAAACAGGAGACGACAAGAGAACACATGATCTTCTCCGTCCCTGAACTGGTCGCGGACGTTACCGAACTGATCACGCTCGAGCCTGGCGACATCATTGCAACGGGGACGCCCTACGGACCGGATACGTTGGCTCCTGGTGATACCGTCGAAGTGCACTTTGAGGGCGTGGGGACGCTTCGAAACGACGTTATCGCACCGCAGTGA